The Dehalococcoidia bacterium genome contains a region encoding:
- a CDS encoding hydantoinase B/oxoprolinase family protein, whose product MAVSPVTSELINGALTAAIHEMEVLINRTAMSAMIKEKKDFFVGLFDARGRLLAAHVSFTAPGLIEPVLCQYPIETLRPGDVFWYNDPYLSQGAIQHLGDMVFISPVFDAGEVVAFSATFGHFRDIGGTRAGSISPGATEIFHEGTRVPPIRIFAGGVLNDEAYRVLLANSRFPADLEGDTRALMASCRLGVERLEELLRRHGRETVLAALDDLIHRTGTAARSLLRSLVPEGEHAFYDFADDDGNSGQSYKVALTLRRRGDRVTADISESGPQAKGPINFLVTLGYLNLLFGRYLMGLDPTLPLNEGLLHTIDELAAKPGTVTQPRFPAATGLRSHVRQRISGCMLGVLSVATNGQAAANSPVYVIYTLRLLDERTGAFDVCSEGVGAGLGARPDGDGASAIYFTVQQNFPVEFLEREHGLLVERYAIAADSGGPGRWRGGCGVVREVRVLGSGTVLATRMDNVKYPCFGVNGGRAARPGCFVLNPGTPGERLLPPIGDDIALDAGDLLRVVTTGGGGWGDPFLREPARVRQDVLEGFVSVRGARDDYGVVLDPETYRLDEEETARLRAAPRERAAALFDRG is encoded by the coding sequence ATGGCCGTCAGCCCGGTGACGAGCGAGCTGATCAACGGCGCCCTGACCGCGGCGATTCACGAGATGGAGGTGCTGATCAACCGCACCGCCATGTCCGCCATGATCAAGGAGAAGAAGGACTTCTTCGTCGGCCTGTTTGACGCGCGCGGCCGCCTGCTCGCCGCGCACGTCTCCTTCACCGCGCCCGGCCTGATCGAGCCCGTCCTGTGCCAGTACCCGATCGAGACGCTGCGCCCCGGCGACGTCTTTTGGTACAACGACCCGTATCTCTCGCAGGGCGCGATCCAGCACCTGGGCGACATGGTCTTCATCTCGCCCGTGTTCGACGCGGGCGAAGTCGTGGCCTTCTCGGCCACCTTTGGGCACTTCCGTGACATCGGCGGCACGCGTGCTGGCAGCATCTCGCCGGGCGCCACGGAGATCTTCCACGAGGGCACACGCGTGCCGCCGATCCGCATCTTCGCCGGCGGCGTGCTCAACGACGAGGCATACCGTGTGCTGCTCGCCAACTCACGCTTCCCCGCCGACCTCGAAGGCGACACCCGCGCCCTGATGGCGAGCTGCCGTCTCGGCGTCGAGCGGCTGGAGGAGCTGCTGCGCCGCCACGGCCGCGAGACGGTGCTCGCCGCGCTGGACGACCTGATCCACCGCACCGGCACGGCCGCGCGGTCGCTGCTGCGATCGCTGGTGCCCGAGGGCGAGCACGCCTTCTACGACTTCGCCGACGATGACGGCAACTCCGGCCAGTCGTACAAAGTCGCGCTCACGCTGCGCCGGCGTGGCGACCGCGTGACCGCCGATATCAGCGAGAGCGGCCCGCAGGCGAAGGGGCCGATCAACTTCCTCGTCACGCTGGGCTACCTGAACCTGCTCTTCGGCCGCTACCTGATGGGCCTCGACCCGACGCTGCCGCTGAACGAGGGCTTGCTGCACACGATCGACGAGCTGGCGGCGAAGCCGGGCACGGTGACGCAGCCGCGTTTCCCGGCGGCCACGGGCCTGCGCAGCCACGTGCGCCAGCGCATCAGCGGCTGCATGCTCGGCGTGCTGAGCGTGGCGACGAATGGGCAGGCCGCGGCCAACTCGCCCGTCTACGTGATTTACACGCTGCGCCTGCTGGACGAGCGCACCGGTGCGTTCGACGTCTGCTCCGAGGGCGTGGGCGCGGGCCTGGGCGCCCGGCCCGACGGCGACGGCGCCAGCGCGATCTACTTCACCGTGCAGCAGAACTTCCCCGTCGAGTTCCTGGAGCGCGAGCACGGCCTGCTGGTGGAGCGCTACGCGATCGCCGCCGACTCGGGTGGGCCGGGGCGCTGGCGCGGCGGCTGCGGCGTGGTGCGCGAGGTGCGCGTACTGGGCAGCGGCACGGTGCTGGCCACGCGCATGGACAACGTCAAATATCCCTGCTTCGGCGTGAACGGCGGGCGCGCGGCGCGGCCGGGCTGCTTTGTGCTCAACCCCGGCACGCCGGGCGAACGCCTGCTGCCGCCGATCGGCGACGACATCGCCCTGGATGCCGGCGACCTGCTGCGCGTGGTCACGACGGGCGGCGGCGGCTGGGGCGATCCGTTCCTGCGCGAGCCGGCGCGCGTGCGCCAGGACGTGCTCGAAGGGTTCGTGAGCGTGCGCGGCGCCCGCGACGACTACGGCGTGGTACTCGACCCGGAGACGTATCGCCTGGACGAGGAAGAGACGGCACGCCTGCGCGCAGCCCCGCGCGAGCGCGCCGCCGCGCTGTTCGACCGCGGCTGA
- a CDS encoding dihydrofolate reductase family protein: MLIRTHIGVSLDGLMATADGSPIWNSMPTFVPGHSHGYPEFIEGCEAVVVGRTSFDFGHAYWTEQGGWPWPNLRVYVLTSRPLPERRHADVVAVPGGPAGLLKQLRGGSVNGDVQLLGGPRVIQGFLDLGAVDRLGLVILPILAGAGVHLFASGGVTRSLRLERQRAFPDGAVQLVYAQA, translated from the coding sequence ATGCTGATCCGCACTCACATCGGCGTTAGCCTCGACGGGCTGATGGCGACGGCCGACGGCTCCCCCATCTGGAACTCGATGCCAACGTTCGTGCCGGGGCACTCGCACGGCTACCCGGAGTTCATCGAGGGCTGCGAGGCTGTCGTCGTGGGCCGTACCAGCTTCGACTTCGGTCACGCCTACTGGACCGAGCAGGGCGGCTGGCCGTGGCCGAACCTGCGGGTCTACGTCCTCACCTCGCGCCCGCTGCCCGAGAGGCGGCATGCAGACGTCGTGGCCGTACCGGGCGGCCCGGCGGGCCTGCTCAAGCAGCTGCGCGGTGGAAGTGTCAATGGCGACGTGCAGTTGCTTGGCGGGCCGCGCGTGATCCAGGGGTTCCTCGACCTCGGCGCGGTCGACCGGCTGGGGCTGGTGATCCTGCCGATCCTGGCGGGCGCTGGCGTTCACCTCTTCGCTTCCGGCGGGGTGACGCGGTCGCTGCGCCTGGAACGCCAGCGCGCCTTTCCCGACGGCGCCGTGCAACTCGTCTACGCGCAGGCGTGA
- a CDS encoding SRPBCC family protein, producing the protein MSERSVTHATFVIERTYAASPARVFAAWADPAAKARWFAGPDEWQPGPHELDFRVGGRERVSGVPRGGPVHTFEARYHDIVPNERIISSYDMYMDETRISASLATVELQPAGDGTRLIYTEQGAFLDGYDDPALREHGTAELLDALGAALAREHANA; encoded by the coding sequence ATGTCCGAGCGATCTGTCACCCACGCGACCTTCGTGATCGAGCGCACCTACGCCGCTTCGCCGGCGCGCGTCTTCGCCGCCTGGGCCGATCCCGCGGCCAAGGCCCGCTGGTTCGCCGGTCCAGATGAGTGGCAACCCGGCCCGCATGAGCTCGACTTCCGCGTCGGCGGCCGCGAGCGCGTCAGCGGCGTCCCCAGGGGCGGCCCGGTGCACACCTTCGAAGCCCGCTACCACGACATCGTGCCGAACGAGCGCATCATCTCCAGCTACGACATGTACATGGACGAGACGCGGATCTCGGCCTCGCTGGCCACGGTCGAGCTCCAGCCGGCGGGCGATGGCACGCGGCTCATTTACACCGAGCAGGGCGCTTTCCTCGACGGCTACGACGATCCCGCCCTGCGCGAGCACGGGACGGCCGAGCTGCTGGACGCGCTGGGCGCGGCGCTGGCGCGCGAGCACGCCAACGCCTGA
- a CDS encoding metalloregulator ArsR/SmtB family transcription factor — translation MVNQYTALDRIFQALADPTRRGMVERLSRGPASVSELARPLPMSLPAVVQHLQVLEASGLVRSQKLGRVRTCRIDPAALSLAERWIAARRTLWEQRLDRLGDFLAQHPDQPEQ, via the coding sequence ATGGTTAACCAATACACCGCGCTCGACCGCATCTTCCAGGCGCTCGCGGACCCGACCCGCCGCGGCATGGTGGAGCGCTTGAGCCGCGGGCCGGCCTCGGTCAGCGAGCTGGCGCGGCCCCTGCCCATGTCGTTGCCGGCGGTGGTGCAGCACCTGCAGGTGCTGGAGGCGAGCGGGCTGGTCCGCTCGCAGAAGCTGGGGCGGGTGCGCACCTGCCGTATCGATCCCGCCGCACTGAGCCTGGCCGAGCGCTGGATCGCCGCGCGCCGCACGCTCTGGGAGCAGCGCCTCGACCGCCTCGGCGACTTTCTCGCGCAGCACCCCGACCAACCGGAACAGTAA
- a CDS encoding DUF5615 family PIN-like protein, translated as MNPARPRLYLDEDVPVQIAPPLRAAGFDVLTTREAGRLQAKDPDQLAFAAAEGRVLVTRNRNDFLELADQLGFAGGHHAGVLILSPTFADEDYGGMARAIAAYLRRFPEGMPADLTDFVSPLRRD; from the coding sequence GTGAACCCCGCGCGCCCGCGCCTCTATCTCGATGAAGACGTGCCCGTGCAGATCGCGCCGCCGCTGCGCGCCGCCGGCTTCGACGTGCTCACCACGCGCGAGGCCGGCCGCTTGCAAGCCAAAGACCCGGACCAGTTAGCGTTCGCCGCGGCTGAAGGGCGGGTGCTCGTCACGCGCAATCGCAATGACTTCCTTGAGCTGGCCGATCAACTCGGCTTCGCCGGCGGACACCATGCCGGTGTGCTGATCCTCTCTCCCACCTTCGCCGACGAGGACTACGGTGGCATGGCACGAGCGATCGCGGCGTATCTGCGACGGTTTCCGGAGGGGATGCCGGCAGACCTCACCGATTTCGTAAGCCCGCTGCGCCGAGATTGA